From the genome of Deinococcus sp. AJ005, one region includes:
- a CDS encoding diphthine--ammonia ligase gives MKGEKFVTSWSGGKDSALAFHRARRAGGIPLAVINMLDEAGRRSRSHGLRPEVLEAQASALGVPLRTARASWATYESEFTALLAGAAVDGATAAVFGDIDLAAHREWEEKVCAAAGLRVSLPLWLEPRRTLVDELLGLGFRALIVAVKEDALPARLLGRMLDAELVAEIEGLGADACGENGEYHTVVVDGPDFAQPLSLVPGPAGIHHTGEGFLRVATLDLVLA, from the coding sequence ATGAAAGGGGAGAAATTCGTCACCTCCTGGAGCGGCGGCAAGGACAGTGCCCTGGCGTTTCACCGTGCTAGACGGGCCGGAGGCATTCCCCTCGCCGTCATCAACATGCTGGATGAGGCGGGGCGGCGTTCACGCTCACACGGTCTGCGCCCGGAAGTCCTGGAGGCGCAGGCTTCGGCGCTGGGGGTGCCGCTCAGAACGGCGCGCGCCTCCTGGGCCACCTACGAGAGCGAATTCACGGCGCTGCTGGCAGGTGCGGCGGTGGACGGCGCAACCGCTGCGGTCTTCGGAGACATCGATCTGGCCGCCCACCGCGAGTGGGAGGAAAAGGTCTGCGCGGCGGCGGGCCTACGGGTCAGTTTGCCCCTGTGGCTCGAACCGCGCCGCACGCTGGTGGACGAACTGCTGGGCCTGGGCTTCCGCGCCCTGATCGTTGCCGTGAAAGAGGACGCCCTGCCTGCACGGTTGCTGGGCAGGATGCTGGACGCCGAACTGGTGGCTGAGATCGAGGGTCTGGGGGCCGACGCCTGCGGCGAGAACGGCGAGTATCACACCGTTGTGGTGGACGGGCCAGATTTTGCCCAGCCGCTCAGTCTTGTGCCTGGCCCGGCGGGAATCCATCACACGGGCGAGGGCTTTTTAAGGGTGGCGACGCTGGATCTGGTGCTGGCCTGA
- a CDS encoding NUDIX hydrolase, with protein MARRDLLVAAGILRDRFGRVLLVGNDWQGHGRVRHTLPGGVVENGETLPEALYREIFEETGLRLTGILHMAYTVHIEDERRGERAIAVAFEATWEGLLNPADPDGFIVEARFCTTEEALEKLESPPMREPLSDFLKTGEPGRFYAFKGWDGRGGLRIPALKPRP; from the coding sequence ATGGCGCGGCGTGACCTGCTGGTGGCGGCAGGCATCCTGCGGGACCGGTTTGGGCGGGTGCTGCTGGTGGGCAACGACTGGCAGGGCCACGGGCGCGTGCGTCACACCCTGCCCGGCGGCGTCGTGGAGAACGGCGAAACGCTGCCCGAGGCCCTGTACCGTGAAATCTTCGAGGAAACCGGACTGCGCCTGACTGGCATTCTGCACATGGCCTACACCGTGCATATCGAGGACGAGCGCCGGGGCGAACGCGCCATCGCCGTGGCCTTTGAAGCCACCTGGGAGGGTCTTCTGAACCCCGCCGATCCTGATGGCTTCATCGTCGAGGCCCGCTTCTGCACCACCGAGGAGGCGCTGGAAAAACTGGAATCCCCGCCCATGCGCGAACCCCTCAGCGACTTTCTGAAAACCGGGGAGCCGGGCCGCTTTTACGCCTTCAAGGGCTGGGACGGACGCGGCGGCCTGCGGATTCCCGCCCTGAAGCCTCGCCCGTGA
- the prfA gene encoding peptide chain release factor 1 has translation MSSRLQELQSEFGLVERRLGDPAALADGREYGKLTRRHRELLPLVTLLRERDGLETDLAGARELLADPDMKELATGEVKTINARLAEIESELEVLLLPTDPDDAKDVILELRAGAGGAEAGLFVTDLLRMYTRYAEGLNLKVNVMDANESDLGGASKVVAEVTGDSAFRAFKWERGVHRVQRVPATESAGRIHTSTVTVAVLPEVEQDEIHLDLSEVRIDVYRSQGAGGQSVNTTDSAVRAVYRAGTPDEIMVICQDGRSQIKNREKALVVLASRLAERERAARDELERNERASQVGSGDRSEKIRTYNYPQNRVTDHRLEGDDKNHPLDSVINGALGPVVAGLARAEKERQLMELADQDGTDQDEGTGRGGQYGAA, from the coding sequence ATGAGTTCGCGTCTTCAGGAACTCCAGTCTGAATTTGGGCTGGTGGAGCGTCGCCTGGGTGATCCGGCGGCCCTGGCCGATGGCCGCGAATACGGCAAGCTGACCCGCCGTCACCGCGAACTGCTGCCCCTGGTCACGCTGCTGCGCGAGCGCGATGGCCTGGAAACCGATCTGGCCGGGGCGCGTGAACTGCTTGCTGATCCCGACATGAAAGAGCTGGCGACAGGCGAGGTCAAGACCATCAACGCTCGCCTCGCAGAAATCGAGTCCGAGCTGGAAGTCCTGCTGCTGCCCACCGATCCCGACGACGCCAAGGACGTGATTCTGGAACTGCGCGCGGGCGCGGGCGGCGCGGAGGCCGGGCTGTTCGTCACCGACCTGCTGCGGATGTACACCCGTTACGCCGAGGGTCTGAATCTCAAAGTCAATGTCATGGACGCCAACGAGAGTGATCTGGGCGGGGCCAGCAAGGTGGTGGCGGAAGTGACGGGCGACTCTGCCTTCCGCGCCTTCAAGTGGGAGCGGGGCGTCCACCGCGTCCAGCGCGTGCCAGCCACCGAATCGGCGGGCCGCATCCACACCAGCACCGTCACGGTGGCCGTGCTGCCGGAAGTCGAGCAGGACGAGATTCATCTGGACCTCTCGGAAGTTCGCATTGACGTGTACCGTTCGCAGGGTGCGGGTGGGCAGAGCGTCAACACCACCGACAGCGCTGTACGCGCCGTGTACCGTGCCGGAACCCCGGACGAGATCATGGTGATCTGCCAGGACGGGCGTTCGCAGATCAAGAACCGCGAGAAGGCGCTGGTGGTCCTGGCCTCGCGTCTGGCCGAACGCGAACGCGCCGCCCGCGACGAGTTGGAACGCAACGAGCGCGCCTCGCAGGTGGGCAGCGGGGACCGCAGCGAGAAGATCCGCACCTACAACTATCCCCAGAACCGTGTCACCGATCATCGGCTGGAAGGCGATGACAAGAACCACCCGCTGGACAGCGTGATCAACGGCGCGCTTGGGCCAGTGGTGGCGGGACTGGCCCGCGCCGAGAAGGAACGGCAGTTGATGGAGCTGGCAGATCAGGACGGGACCGATCAAGACGAGGGCACAGGCCGGGGCGGGCAGTATGGCGCGGCGTGA